From one Pseudomonas fluorescens genomic stretch:
- the grxD gene encoding Grx4 family monothiol glutaredoxin, giving the protein MDIIETIKEQIANNTILLYMKGSPNAPQCGFSAKAAQAVMGCGEKFAYVDILQNPEIRANLPKYANWPTFPQLWVGGELVGGSDIMAEMFANGELQTLIKDAAAKAEAAKA; this is encoded by the coding sequence ATGGATATCATCGAAACAATCAAAGAGCAGATTGCCAACAACACCATTCTGCTTTACATGAAAGGCTCGCCGAATGCCCCGCAGTGCGGTTTTTCGGCCAAGGCGGCGCAAGCCGTGATGGGTTGCGGCGAGAAATTCGCTTACGTGGATATCCTGCAGAATCCGGAAATCCGCGCCAACCTGCCAAAGTACGCCAACTGGCCGACCTTCCCACAACTGTGGGTTGGCGGTGAGCTGGTTGGCGGTTCCGACATCATGGCTGAGATGTTCGCCAACGGCGAACTGCAGACCCTGATCAAGGATGCTGCAGCCAAGGCTGAGGCAGCCAAGGCCTGA